A single region of the Oenococcus kitaharae DSM 17330 genome encodes:
- a CDS encoding DUF7671 family protein — MKKNQYKVQLFYGLPVSQNDQGQFIFAKNRKEMSVWRTGKHTSGRFTEIGQLFLTENKLTVVILKAVDLPFKDRHQFTPLARFLDKKIDDSELNRLKKLFV; from the coding sequence ATGAAAAAAAATCAGTACAAAGTGCAGCTTTTTTATGGGTTGCCAGTCAGTCAAAATGATCAGGGACAATTTATCTTTGCTAAAAATCGCAAAGAGATGAGTGTCTGGCGCACTGGGAAACATACTTCTGGCCGCTTTACGGAAATCGGTCAGCTTTTTTTGACTGAAAATAAATTGACGGTAGTGATTTTAAAGGCGGTTGATCTGCCTTTTAAAGATCGTCATCAATTTACACCGCTGGCACGTTTTTTGGATAAAAAAATAGACGATTCTGAATTGAATCGTCTAAAAAAATTATTTGTGTGA